A portion of the Novosphingobium sp. KA1 genome contains these proteins:
- a CDS encoding MarC family protein has product MYEIFLSAFVTLFVVIDPPGCAPIYAGLSAEANRSQAISMAARACLIAAAILVVFALFGARLLGALHIELNAFRIAGGIMLFMIAIDMVFEKRTQRREERAEKIIAHNMETPEVDDVSVFPMAMPMLAGPGSIATIMLLTSRAHGMEETLAILAAMVAVMVLSFAALAAAGPLMRVLGDKVEAVITRLLGVLLAALAAQYVIDGVKAVLL; this is encoded by the coding sequence CGCGCCGATCTACGCCGGTCTTTCGGCCGAGGCGAACCGCTCGCAGGCGATCTCGATGGCGGCCCGCGCCTGCCTGATCGCGGCGGCCATCCTCGTGGTCTTTGCCCTGTTCGGCGCACGCCTGCTGGGCGCGCTGCACATCGAACTCAATGCCTTCCGCATTGCGGGCGGCATCATGCTGTTCATGATTGCCATCGACATGGTCTTCGAAAAGCGCACCCAGCGCCGCGAGGAACGGGCCGAGAAGATCATTGCCCATAACATGGAAACCCCCGAGGTCGATGACGTCTCGGTGTTCCCGATGGCGATGCCGATGCTGGCGGGACCGGGGTCGATCGCCACGATCATGCTGCTCACCTCACGCGCGCACGGCATGGAAGAGACCCTGGCGATCCTTGCCGCGATGGTCGCAGTGATGGTGCTGAGCTTCGCCGCGCTCGCCGCTGCCGGTCCGCTGATGCGGGTGCTTGGGGACAAGGTGGAGGCGGTGATTACGCGTCTGCTCGGCGTGTTGCTGGCGGCTCTGGCTGCGCAGTATGTGATCGACGGTGTGAAGGCCGTTTTGCTTTAA
- the wecC gene encoding UDP-N-acetyl-D-mannosamine dehydrogenase has product MKSDNKPDVCVVGLGYIGLPTAAVIARAGCKVLGLDVSQAVVDTINRGEIHIEEVDLDGLVQGVVSRGLLSASTAIAPADVFVIAVPTPFDKNHAPDISYVLAAGRSVAPVLKAGDVVILESTSPVGTTEQLRDLIAELRPDLKIPGLTRDTPDVSIAYCPERVLPGRILEELTNNDRSIGGITPRCARKALAFYKRFVRGECVTTDARSAEMTKLVENAYRDVNIAFANELSMVADRMGLDVWEVIRLANRHPRVNILTPGPGVGGHCIAVDPWFIVHGAPDETPLIRTARGVNDHKMHHVIAKAEALLEADPHAKVACLGLAFKANIDDFRESPARFVTSRLARKFGSRIHVVEPYAAQLPIEFTDTGAVQIDIDDALETCEILIVLVDHDVFRVVPLAERADKLVYDTRGIWPDQPRVVREEAAKLALAG; this is encoded by the coding sequence GTGAAATCGGACAACAAGCCTGACGTCTGCGTGGTGGGGCTGGGCTATATCGGCCTCCCCACCGCCGCCGTGATCGCCCGCGCCGGGTGCAAGGTGCTGGGCCTCGACGTCTCGCAGGCGGTGGTCGACACCATCAACCGCGGCGAAATCCATATCGAGGAAGTCGATCTCGACGGGCTTGTGCAGGGCGTCGTCTCGCGCGGGCTGCTTTCGGCCTCCACCGCGATCGCTCCCGCCGACGTGTTCGTGATCGCGGTGCCAACGCCGTTCGACAAGAACCACGCCCCCGACATTTCCTATGTCCTCGCCGCCGGCCGCTCGGTCGCGCCGGTGCTCAAGGCGGGCGACGTGGTGATCCTGGAATCGACCTCGCCGGTCGGCACTACCGAGCAACTGCGCGACCTGATCGCCGAGCTGCGCCCGGACCTGAAGATTCCCGGTCTGACGCGCGATACGCCCGACGTCTCGATCGCCTACTGCCCCGAACGCGTGCTGCCCGGCCGCATCCTTGAGGAACTGACCAACAACGACCGCTCGATCGGCGGAATCACCCCGCGCTGCGCGCGCAAGGCGCTGGCCTTCTACAAGCGCTTCGTGCGCGGCGAATGCGTGACCACCGATGCCCGCTCGGCCGAGATGACCAAGCTTGTCGAGAACGCCTACCGCGACGTCAACATCGCCTTCGCCAACGAACTGTCGATGGTGGCGGACCGCATGGGGCTGGACGTGTGGGAAGTCATCCGCCTCGCCAACCGCCACCCGCGCGTAAACATCCTGACCCCCGGCCCCGGCGTCGGCGGCCACTGCATCGCCGTCGATCCCTGGTTCATCGTCCACGGCGCCCCCGACGAGACCCCGCTGATCCGCACCGCGCGCGGCGTCAACGATCACAAGATGCACCACGTGATCGCCAAGGCCGAGGCGTTGCTGGAAGCCGATCCGCACGCAAAAGTCGCCTGCCTAGGCCTTGCCTTCAAGGCCAACATCGACGACTTCCGCGAGAGCCCGGCCCGCTTCGTCACCAGCCGCCTCGCCCGCAAGTTCGGCAGCCGCATCCACGTGGTGGAGCCTTACGCCGCGCAGCTTCCCATCGAATTCACCGATACCGGCGCCGTGCAGATCGACATCGACGATGCGCTGGAGACCTGCGAGATCCTGATCGTGCTGGTCGACCACGACGTGTTCCGCGTGGTCCCGCTGGCCGAGCGTGCGGACAAGCTGGTCTACGACACGCGCGGCATCTGGCCGGATCAGCCGCGCGTGGTGCGGGAAGAAGCGGCGAAGCTGGCTTTGGCTGGTTGA
- the wecB gene encoding non-hydrolyzing UDP-N-acetylglucosamine 2-epimerase has product MTESAPARILLVFGTRPEAIKLFPLVHALKADPRFECVVCVSAQHRQMLDQVLEIAGIVPDHDLDVMQPDQTLDALTANLLTGLGKVMDAVKPDRVIVQGDTATAMAGALAAYYRKLPVDHVEAGLRSGNIHHPWPEEVNRKIIGAMASLHFAPTETSEAALLRENVDPARVHVTGNTVIDALHWVVAEIERQPELAAGLADLEARFAGKRIIGVTSHRRENFGEGMEQIAQAIREIAARPDVAVIFPVHLNPNVRKVMNERLSGLDNVALIEPLDYPHFARLISIAEIMLTDSGGVQEEAPALGKPVLVMRETTERPEGVAAGTARLVGTTASKIVTELSTLLDDNMAYESMARAHNPFGDGQSSRRIVELLASEIGQQA; this is encoded by the coding sequence ATGACCGAATCCGCTCCCGCCCGCATCCTCCTCGTCTTCGGCACCCGGCCCGAGGCGATCAAGCTGTTCCCGCTGGTCCATGCGCTGAAGGCCGATCCGCGCTTCGAATGCGTGGTCTGCGTCTCCGCGCAGCACCGCCAGATGCTCGATCAGGTGCTGGAGATCGCCGGGATCGTGCCCGATCACGATCTCGACGTGATGCAGCCGGACCAGACGCTGGACGCGCTGACCGCCAACCTGCTCACCGGCCTCGGCAAAGTGATGGACGCGGTGAAGCCCGACCGCGTGATCGTGCAGGGCGATACCGCAACCGCCATGGCGGGAGCGCTCGCCGCCTATTACCGCAAGCTGCCGGTCGATCATGTCGAGGCGGGGCTGCGCTCGGGCAATATCCACCACCCCTGGCCCGAGGAAGTGAACCGCAAGATCATCGGCGCCATGGCCAGCCTGCACTTCGCGCCGACCGAAACCTCCGAGGCCGCGCTGCTGCGCGAGAATGTCGATCCCGCGCGCGTCCACGTCACCGGCAATACGGTAATCGACGCGCTGCACTGGGTGGTCGCCGAAATCGAGCGCCAGCCCGAACTCGCCGCTGGGCTGGCCGATCTGGAAGCGCGCTTTGCCGGCAAGCGGATCATCGGCGTCACCAGCCACCGGCGCGAAAACTTCGGCGAGGGCATGGAGCAGATTGCCCAGGCCATCCGCGAGATCGCCGCGCGGCCCGACGTGGCGGTGATCTTCCCCGTCCACCTCAACCCCAACGTGCGCAAGGTAATGAACGAGCGCCTCTCGGGGCTGGACAACGTCGCCCTGATCGAGCCGCTCGACTATCCGCACTTCGCCCGCCTGATCTCCATCGCCGAGATCATGCTGACCGATTCGGGCGGCGTGCAGGAAGAGGCCCCCGCGCTGGGCAAGCCGGTGCTGGTCATGCGCGAGACCACCGAACGGCCCGAAGGCGTCGCCGCGGGAACCGCCAGACTCGTGGGAACCACGGCCAGCAAGATCGTTACCGAATTATCAACCCTGCTCGACGATAACATGGCATACGAGTCCATGGCGCGCGCCCACAATCCATTCGGGGACGGGCAGTCCTCGCGTCGAATCGTGGAGTTGCTTGCCAGTGAAATCGGACAACAAGCCTGA
- the dcd gene encoding dCTP deaminase → MSILSDKWIREQALEHGMIEPFVEAQRRDGCISYGLSSYGYDARVAPEFKIFTNVDSAVVDPKDFASNSFVDRETDVCVIPPNSFALARTVEYFRVPRDVLVICLGKSTYARCGIIVNVTPLEPGWEGHVTLEFSNTTPLPAKIYANEGACQFLFLKGNEPCETSYADRAGKYMGQLGVTLPKL, encoded by the coding sequence ATGTCTATCCTCAGCGACAAGTGGATCCGCGAGCAGGCGCTCGAACACGGAATGATCGAGCCCTTCGTCGAGGCCCAGCGCCGCGACGGGTGCATTTCCTACGGCCTCTCGTCCTACGGCTATGACGCGCGCGTCGCGCCGGAGTTCAAGATCTTCACCAATGTCGATTCGGCGGTGGTCGATCCCAAGGACTTCGCCAGCAATTCCTTCGTGGACCGCGAGACCGACGTCTGCGTGATCCCGCCCAACTCCTTCGCGCTTGCCCGCACGGTCGAATACTTCCGCGTGCCGCGCGACGTGCTGGTGATCTGCCTTGGCAAGAGCACGTATGCGCGCTGCGGGATCATCGTGAACGTCACCCCGCTCGAACCGGGCTGGGAAGGGCACGTGACGCTGGAATTCTCCAACACCACGCCGCTGCCGGCCAAGATCTACGCCAACGAAGGTGCGTGCCAGTTCCTGTTCCTCAAGGGCAACGAGCCCTGCGAGACCAGCTATGCCGACCGCGCGGGCAAGTACATGGGCCAGCTTGGGGTGACCTTGCCGAAGCTTTGA
- a CDS encoding enoyl-CoA hydratase/isomerase family protein, with amino-acid sequence MSDAVLYDARADGIAILTINRPEQRNCLSREVREGLREAWARFEADASARIAVLTGSGDKAFCAGGDLKEMVETGMAVPPRDLYALPYDTIELTKPTIAAVNGHAFAGGWMIAQACDLCVAGTNAKFAITEVKVGRGSPWASPLIHMIPQRIMMEIMLTGKPITAQRAYEIGLVNRLAEPGAVLDAAIELALEVLEGAPLSVKAARETVMLSTEMGRSAALAAARAAHEHTYNSADAQEGPRAFAEKRKPVWSGK; translated from the coding sequence ATGTCCGATGCGGTACTCTACGATGCGCGCGCCGACGGCATCGCGATCCTGACCATCAACCGCCCCGAACAGCGCAATTGCCTGAGCCGCGAAGTGCGCGAGGGGTTGCGAGAAGCCTGGGCGAGGTTCGAGGCCGACGCCTCCGCCCGCATCGCCGTGCTCACCGGCAGCGGCGACAAGGCCTTCTGCGCGGGCGGCGATCTCAAGGAAATGGTCGAAACCGGCATGGCCGTGCCGCCGCGCGACCTTTACGCGCTGCCTTACGACACCATCGAACTGACCAAGCCGACCATCGCCGCCGTCAATGGCCATGCTTTTGCGGGCGGCTGGATGATCGCGCAGGCCTGCGACCTCTGCGTCGCCGGCACCAATGCCAAGTTCGCGATTACCGAGGTGAAGGTCGGGCGCGGCAGCCCCTGGGCCTCGCCGCTGATCCACATGATCCCGCAGCGGATCATGATGGAGATCATGCTGACCGGAAAGCCGATCACGGCCCAGCGTGCATACGAGATCGGCCTCGTCAACCGCCTGGCCGAACCCGGCGCGGTGCTGGACGCGGCCATCGAACTGGCGCTGGAAGTGCTGGAAGGCGCGCCGCTCTCGGTCAAGGCCGCGCGCGAGACGGTGATGCTGTCGACCGAGATGGGCCGCTCCGCCGCGCTTGCAGCCGCGCGGGCAGCGCATGAGCACACCTATAACAGCGCCGATGCGCAGGAAGGCCCGCGTGCCTTTGCGGAAAAGCGCAAGCCGGTGTGGTCGGGTAAGTAA
- a CDS encoding acetyl-CoA hydrolase/transferase family protein: protein MTLRLAASQLDLSRFLKPGDRVVFGQACGEPTTLVEALIEQGEAIGGLHAFIATSFSGLFTPESARAFRLSSMGAIGALRSMTKADALDVIPVHVSQIACLIEAGIMPCDVAMIQVSPADAQGNHSCGLICDHVRAAAAKARLVIAEVNEQVPYVPGETIPGGLIDVAVHVSRPPVEVAPAKIGPTDEAIARHCAEFIGDGAVLQTGVGAVPDAILRLLHDRRDLGVHSGMLGDGLVDLAEMGVLTNARKEIDRGVSINGALIGTRRLYDWAAHNPAIRMTPTSYTHDAGTLSRLSRLVTLNSALEVDLTGQVNAEQSGMSYLGGTGGQVDFVRAGARSPGGASLIVLASTARGGTLSKIVPALSGPVTTARTEVDVIVTEYGAAQLKGQPLAERAKRLVAIAHPDFREDLSRTAHEIGKRGF, encoded by the coding sequence ATGACGCTTCGGCTTGCCGCATCCCAGCTCGACCTCTCGCGGTTCCTGAAACCGGGCGACCGCGTGGTGTTCGGCCAGGCCTGCGGCGAGCCAACCACGCTGGTTGAGGCGCTGATCGAGCAGGGGGAGGCCATCGGCGGCCTCCACGCCTTCATCGCCACCAGCTTTTCCGGCCTGTTCACGCCCGAAAGCGCGCGTGCCTTCCGCCTCTCCAGCATGGGCGCGATCGGCGCGCTGCGGAGCATGACCAAGGCCGATGCACTGGACGTGATCCCCGTCCACGTCAGCCAGATCGCCTGCCTGATCGAGGCCGGGATCATGCCTTGCGACGTTGCGATGATTCAGGTCAGCCCGGCCGATGCGCAAGGCAATCACAGCTGCGGCCTGATCTGCGACCACGTGCGCGCGGCGGCGGCCAAGGCGCGCCTCGTGATCGCCGAAGTCAACGAGCAGGTTCCCTACGTTCCCGGCGAGACGATCCCCGGCGGGCTGATCGACGTGGCCGTCCACGTCAGCCGCCCGCCGGTGGAAGTTGCGCCTGCGAAGATCGGCCCCACCGACGAAGCCATCGCCCGCCACTGCGCCGAATTCATCGGCGACGGCGCGGTGCTGCAGACCGGCGTGGGCGCGGTGCCGGACGCGATCCTGCGCCTGCTGCACGACCGCCGCGACCTTGGCGTCCATTCGGGCATGCTGGGCGATGGCCTTGTCGACCTTGCCGAAATGGGCGTGCTGACCAATGCCCGCAAGGAGATCGACCGGGGCGTCTCGATCAACGGCGCGCTGATCGGCACGCGGCGGCTCTACGACTGGGCCGCGCACAATCCGGCAATCCGCATGACCCCCACCAGCTATACCCACGATGCCGGCACGCTTTCCCGCCTCTCCCGCCTTGTCACCCTCAACTCCGCGCTGGAAGTGGACCTCACCGGGCAGGTCAATGCCGAGCAATCGGGCATGAGCTATCTTGGCGGTACCGGCGGGCAGGTCGATTTCGTGCGCGCCGGAGCGCGCTCGCCGGGCGGCGCCTCGCTGATCGTGCTGGCCTCCACCGCCAGGGGCGGCACGCTGAGCAAGATCGTCCCCGCCCTCTCCGGCCCCGTCACCACGGCGCGGACCGAGGTGGACGTGATCGTCACCGAATATGGCGCGGCGCAATTGAAGGGCCAGCCCCTGGCCGAACGCGCGAAGCGGCTGGTTGCGATCGCCCATCCCGACTTCCGCGAAGACCTGTCGCGCACCGCTCATGAAATCGGGAAAAGGGGCTTCTGA